The following are encoded in a window of Mycolicibacterium tusciae JS617 genomic DNA:
- a CDS encoding alpha/beta hydrolase yields the protein MRQPQLDPDAAARLAGFGPIPPMRQRGLEAVRHAVEDTPHPDDMPTMAEIEDRTIILASQHIPIRIYRPHNDSGSSPALVYFHGGGMVMGSVNAFEPLARALAATSGATVISVEYRLAPESPPPAQFDDAYAATSWVAAHADELGIDAPRLAVAGDSAGGTLAAAVALAARDRGGPPLFAQVLMYPGLDKDLTVPSVQELPNAPMLSLADIEYMHELADGPEHPYTVPARAGDLRGLPQAIVATAAADPIRDWGERYAARLRDAGVQTTLTRYPGAYHGFLMRSDATARGRLAVAEIGALMRAKFANPLPF from the coding sequence ATGCGCCAACCGCAACTGGATCCCGATGCCGCCGCACGCCTAGCCGGCTTCGGCCCGATTCCACCGATGCGTCAGCGCGGTCTCGAGGCGGTCCGCCACGCCGTCGAGGACACGCCCCATCCGGATGACATGCCGACGATGGCTGAAATCGAGGATCGCACCATCATCCTCGCCTCACAGCACATACCGATTCGAATCTATCGTCCGCACAACGACTCCGGCTCGTCCCCCGCACTGGTTTACTTCCACGGCGGTGGGATGGTGATGGGCTCGGTCAATGCCTTCGAACCACTGGCGCGCGCACTCGCGGCAACCAGTGGGGCCACCGTGATTTCCGTCGAATATCGACTTGCTCCCGAGAGCCCACCGCCTGCGCAGTTCGACGACGCCTACGCCGCGACATCATGGGTTGCCGCACACGCCGACGAACTCGGCATCGACGCACCACGATTGGCGGTGGCCGGCGACAGCGCCGGCGGCACGCTGGCCGCCGCCGTCGCGCTGGCCGCCCGAGATCGCGGTGGGCCACCCTTGTTCGCCCAGGTGCTGATGTATCCGGGCCTCGACAAGGATCTGACGGTGCCGTCGGTCCAAGAGTTACCAAATGCCCCGATGCTCAGCCTCGCCGACATCGAGTACATGCACGAGTTGGCCGACGGTCCGGAACACCCGTACACCGTGCCGGCGCGTGCCGGCGATCTGCGCGGGCTACCACAGGCGATCGTGGCGACCGCGGCGGCCGATCCGATCCGCGACTGGGGCGAACGGTACGCCGCAAGGTTGCGCGACGCCGGGGTGCAAACCACCCTGACGCGTTATCCCGGTGCGTACCACGGCTTCCTAATGAGGTCGGACGCCACCGCGCGAGGCCGGTTGGCAGTAGCCGAAATCGGTGCGCTGATGCGCGCCAAGTTCGCCAATCCCCTGCCGTTTTGA
- a CDS encoding SDR family oxidoreductase yields MAAREIFSGGVAVITGAGNGIGAGLARHAASLGMTVVLVDIDGEAAATLRDELPGAVAVVCDVRDADAVERLAAQVYSEIGPVRLLVNNAGVEQFGYLWDTPVANWDRLVSINVSGVFYGVRAFLPHMLAADTPSWVWNLSSIGGVAVVPLQAPYIMSKHAVLALTECLRLEVESAGHADRIHVQAVLPGAVKSNIFEAAGGVDGGDVAAAEAQRSAMLDIKAEAMDPIAAAEAVFEQAAAGEFYLLTQPEYVGNAMAERADILINRRPPALRTKRRFDPAHQ; encoded by the coding sequence ATGGCCGCTCGCGAGATCTTCTCCGGCGGCGTCGCGGTCATCACCGGCGCCGGCAACGGTATCGGCGCCGGGTTGGCCCGCCATGCCGCCAGCCTCGGCATGACGGTTGTGCTGGTGGACATCGATGGGGAGGCCGCCGCCACCCTTCGCGACGAACTGCCCGGCGCGGTCGCCGTGGTGTGCGATGTGCGCGACGCCGACGCTGTGGAAAGACTTGCCGCCCAAGTCTATTCCGAGATCGGGCCGGTGCGGTTGCTGGTCAACAACGCTGGCGTCGAGCAGTTCGGATACTTGTGGGACACACCGGTAGCCAACTGGGACCGGCTGGTGTCGATCAACGTCAGCGGCGTTTTCTACGGCGTGCGCGCGTTCCTCCCGCACATGTTGGCCGCCGACACCCCGTCGTGGGTGTGGAACCTGTCGTCGATCGGCGGTGTGGCGGTCGTGCCGTTGCAGGCGCCCTACATCATGAGCAAGCACGCGGTCTTGGCGCTCACCGAATGTCTACGTCTGGAGGTCGAATCGGCGGGGCACGCCGACCGCATCCACGTCCAGGCGGTGCTGCCGGGCGCGGTCAAGTCCAACATCTTCGAAGCGGCCGGCGGAGTCGACGGCGGTGACGTCGCGGCGGCCGAGGCGCAGCGGTCGGCGATGCTGGACATCAAGGCCGAGGCGATGGATCCGATCGCGGCCGCCGAAGCCGTTTTCGAGCAGGCTGCCGCCGGCGAGTTCTATCTGCTGACCCAGCCGGAGTACGTCGGCAACGCGATGGCCGAGCGCGCCGACATCCTCATCAACCGCCGTCCCCCGGCACTGCGCACGAAGCGCCGGTTCGATCCGGCGCACCAATGA
- a CDS encoding ferredoxin, whose amino-acid sequence MSMRADNRLADAPMVPVACRACGAKVLARKSSWEQTSVQWNADALARCPQRRNAESLTTPGRPTLFLSCSELSESIHDAVAAGRLRIVDEAAHAAP is encoded by the coding sequence ATGAGCATGCGGGCCGATAACCGGCTTGCCGATGCGCCCATGGTGCCGGTGGCGTGCCGGGCGTGCGGTGCAAAAGTGCTGGCCCGCAAGAGCAGTTGGGAGCAGACCAGCGTGCAGTGGAACGCCGATGCCTTGGCGCGGTGCCCACAGCGCCGCAACGCCGAGTCGCTGACGACTCCGGGCCGGCCGACACTGTTTCTGTCATGTTCGGAGTTGTCGGAATCGATTCACGACGCGGTGGCCGCGGGCCGGTTACGCATTGTCGACGAGGCGGCGCACGCCGCACCGTAA
- a CDS encoding phytanoyl-CoA dioxygenase family protein, protein MSAPQSPECRPVVMHPLVLGAANAVLGPYCERIQLNLTQLITILPGQTAQPLHRDRFVWGGRGTGFEGAGGLPRRIEPQFNAIWALTDFTSENGATTVAPGSPLRGSRSAERATTTPLELGSELTHRMTTRPRLVSSTFDDAAGR, encoded by the coding sequence GTGTCGGCGCCGCAGAGTCCGGAGTGTAGACCGGTGGTGATGCACCCGCTTGTGCTGGGTGCGGCCAATGCGGTGCTCGGCCCCTACTGCGAGCGGATTCAGCTCAACCTGACCCAACTCATCACCATTCTTCCCGGCCAGACGGCGCAGCCGCTTCATCGGGATCGATTCGTCTGGGGTGGTCGAGGCACCGGCTTTGAAGGCGCCGGAGGCTTGCCACGGCGAATCGAGCCGCAATTCAACGCGATCTGGGCCCTGACTGACTTCACCAGCGAAAACGGCGCCACCACTGTCGCTCCCGGCAGCCCACTGCGGGGAAGCCGTTCCGCTGAACGGGCAACGACGACCCCGCTCGAACTCGGCTCGGAGTTGACTCATCGCATGACTACGAGACCGCGCTTGGTGTCGAGCACGTTCGACGACGCGGCCGGACGCTGA
- a CDS encoding PadR family transcriptional regulator, translating to MADNASDAKPNLAATSFALLGMLSYEYELSGYDIRKWIDWSMRFYYGSPAYSQIYTELKKLEKLGLVTSRFDDTGARNRRLYKITEAGLEALTRWANEAPVDPPSLKHGPLLRVTFGHLTTPERLKEVLQEHVAYADEMYRSAAKDARWAGADPAWSYARVALQWAERYYANERELALKMIKELDEAQASFPSAGQGGRTKVPWPTPEFWYEIEKKADAADA from the coding sequence ATGGCCGACAACGCGTCTGACGCCAAGCCAAACCTGGCGGCGACCAGTTTTGCGCTGTTGGGCATGCTGTCCTACGAGTACGAACTCTCCGGCTACGACATCCGCAAGTGGATCGACTGGAGCATGCGCTTCTATTACGGCAGCCCGGCGTACAGCCAGATCTACACCGAGCTCAAGAAGTTGGAGAAGCTCGGCCTGGTGACCTCGCGCTTTGATGACACCGGGGCGCGCAACCGCCGGCTATACAAGATCACCGAGGCGGGCCTCGAGGCCTTGACACGCTGGGCGAACGAAGCGCCCGTCGATCCGCCGAGCCTCAAGCACGGGCCGCTGTTGCGGGTGACCTTCGGACATCTGACGACTCCAGAACGCCTCAAGGAAGTACTGCAGGAACACGTCGCGTACGCCGACGAGATGTACCGCAGCGCCGCGAAGGACGCCCGGTGGGCAGGCGCGGATCCGGCGTGGTCGTACGCCCGCGTCGCGCTGCAATGGGCCGAGCGGTACTACGCCAACGAGCGCGAACTGGCGTTGAAGATGATCAAAGAACTCGACGAGGCGCAGGCCTCGTTCCCCAGCGCGGGTCAGGGCGGCCGGACGAAGGTGCCGTGGCCGACGCCCGAGTTCTGGTACGAGATCGAGAAGAAGGCCGACGCCGCCGACGCGTGA
- a CDS encoding nuclear transport factor 2 family protein: protein MSNDITLSELQEFIAAYWYAYDEANYDEMAAAKAEDMRFITRSDSGASPFEELMSPVLHGRDAVMEWLIDHRKDSPYPLRHHTTNLHRTGVDGAVTRARFYIFVNQVANFVPFAVSSGVTDVAVRRGANGLEFTEMDTVLDTTNSVPLTELAADTAASGS from the coding sequence ATGAGCAACGACATCACGCTGTCCGAACTGCAGGAGTTCATCGCCGCCTACTGGTACGCCTACGACGAGGCGAACTACGACGAGATGGCCGCGGCGAAGGCCGAGGACATGCGGTTCATCACCCGCAGTGATTCCGGTGCAAGCCCCTTCGAGGAACTGATGTCGCCGGTGTTGCACGGCCGCGACGCCGTAATGGAGTGGCTGATCGACCATCGCAAGGACAGTCCGTACCCGCTGCGCCACCACACCACCAACCTGCACCGCACCGGTGTCGACGGTGCTGTCACCCGCGCGCGGTTCTATATCTTCGTCAACCAGGTCGCGAACTTCGTGCCGTTCGCGGTGTCCAGCGGAGTCACCGACGTCGCGGTGCGCCGCGGCGCGAACGGGCTCGAGTTCACCGAGATGGACACGGTTCTCGACACCACCAACTCGGTGCCGCTGACCGAACTCGCCGCCGACACCGCGGCGTCCGGCAGCTAG
- the octT gene encoding diglucosylglycerate octanoyltransferase, which translates to MSSDSTRRTLLLFCDSLSYYGPTGGLPSDDPRIWPNIVAAHLDWDVEIIGRIGWTCRDVWWAATQDPRAWAALPRAGAVVFATGGMDSLPSPLPTALRELIRYVRPAWLRRWARDGYGWLQPRLSPVSRAALPPHVSVEYLEMTRGAIDFNRPGIPVVASLPSVHIAETYGKAHRGREPTVKAITAWAGEHGIPLVDLKAAVGEEIMSGRGNPDGIHWNFEAHQAVADLMLKALAEAGVTCP; encoded by the coding sequence ATGTCCTCTGACTCGACCCGTCGGACGCTGTTGCTGTTCTGTGACTCCTTGTCGTACTACGGCCCAACGGGCGGACTGCCATCGGATGACCCGCGTATCTGGCCCAATATCGTTGCCGCGCATCTTGATTGGGATGTCGAAATCATTGGGCGGATCGGCTGGACATGCCGCGACGTCTGGTGGGCCGCGACCCAGGATCCGCGGGCGTGGGCGGCACTGCCACGAGCGGGTGCGGTTGTGTTCGCGACCGGCGGAATGGACTCGCTGCCGTCGCCGTTGCCCACGGCGCTGCGTGAGTTGATCCGCTACGTCCGTCCGGCCTGGCTTCGGCGCTGGGCGCGCGACGGATACGGCTGGCTGCAACCACGGCTGTCACCGGTGTCACGGGCGGCGCTGCCACCGCACGTGTCGGTGGAATACCTCGAGATGACCCGTGGTGCCATCGATTTCAACCGACCTGGCATCCCGGTGGTGGCTTCGCTGCCGTCGGTGCACATCGCGGAAACCTACGGTAAGGCCCACCGCGGCCGCGAACCCACGGTGAAGGCGATCACGGCATGGGCGGGCGAACACGGCATCCCGCTGGTCGATCTGAAGGCCGCCGTCGGCGAAGAAATTATGAGCGGCCGCGGCAATCCGGATGGAATCCACTGGAATTTCGAAGCCCATCAGGCCGTGGCAGATCTGATGCTCAAGGCGCTCGCCGAGGCCGGCGTGACATGTCCGTAG
- a CDS encoding SDR family NAD(P)-dependent oxidoreductase, with translation MAPLQRYTDRRVLITGGGSGIGQATVLRILDEGGRVAAADISESGLNDTVARAGVNRDRLTTVVLDVSSEDSVKQGVAGAVEALGGLDALVNAAGILRSVHFLETTLADFEQVLRINLIGTFLMTRESIPALRNGTDPAVVNFSSTSAAFAHPYMSAYAASKGGIQAMTHTLALEFAKERIRFNSVQPGSISSGMTDGTGESKQSIGPGLPDDADFSLFGKIMPTLPVDGGGMFAKPDAVAAVVAMLASSDAYFVTGTEVRVDGGTHM, from the coding sequence ATGGCACCTCTTCAGCGATACACCGACCGCCGTGTCCTGATCACCGGCGGCGGCTCCGGCATCGGGCAAGCAACGGTCCTGCGGATCCTGGACGAAGGCGGGCGGGTGGCCGCGGCGGATATCAGCGAGTCCGGTTTGAATGACACCGTCGCCAGGGCCGGGGTGAACCGCGACCGGCTGACGACAGTGGTCCTCGACGTCTCCAGCGAGGACTCCGTCAAGCAGGGCGTGGCCGGGGCCGTCGAGGCCCTCGGCGGTCTCGATGCCCTCGTCAATGCCGCGGGGATTCTGCGCTCGGTCCATTTCCTCGAGACCACGCTCGCCGACTTCGAGCAGGTGCTGCGGATCAATCTGATCGGCACGTTCCTGATGACGCGCGAGTCCATCCCCGCCTTGCGCAACGGCACCGACCCCGCTGTCGTCAATTTCAGCTCCACCTCGGCGGCCTTCGCGCATCCCTACATGTCGGCCTATGCGGCGTCCAAGGGCGGCATCCAGGCGATGACCCACACGCTGGCGCTGGAGTTCGCGAAGGAGCGGATCCGGTTCAACTCGGTTCAGCCCGGCTCGATCTCGTCCGGAATGACCGATGGCACCGGCGAATCCAAGCAGAGCATCGGCCCCGGGCTGCCCGACGATGCTGACTTCTCGCTGTTCGGAAAGATCATGCCGACCCTGCCGGTGGACGGCGGCGGGATGTTCGCCAAGCCGGACGCCGTCGCCGCCGTGGTAGCGATGCTGGCCTCCTCGGATGCGTATTTCGTGACCGGGACCGAGGTGCGGGTCGACGGTGGAACCCACATGTAA
- a CDS encoding PaaI family thioesterase: protein MTTDAHERLTASVRRLIDVTIRTEVTEAAIASAAEKIDSATAQLSDALIPGSFGVQATPDGRSIASGNVLIGRRNPVAPPLTIHHGADGTVHTEFVLGAAYEGPPGHVHGGVCAMILDHVLGATAHLPGKPAVTGTLTLRYVRGTPLGRPLRASAHVDRIEGAKTFAVGHIAGADGVTVEAEGIFIHPRGGQRVG, encoded by the coding sequence ATGACGACCGACGCACACGAACGCCTGACCGCGTCGGTGCGCCGTCTGATCGACGTCACCATCCGGACCGAAGTGACTGAGGCGGCCATCGCCTCTGCGGCCGAGAAGATCGATTCGGCGACAGCACAACTGAGCGACGCCCTGATACCGGGATCGTTCGGTGTTCAGGCCACCCCCGACGGACGCTCCATCGCTTCGGGCAACGTGCTGATCGGCCGACGAAATCCCGTCGCTCCTCCGTTGACCATTCACCACGGCGCGGACGGCACGGTGCATACGGAGTTCGTTCTCGGTGCCGCGTACGAAGGGCCACCGGGTCACGTTCATGGCGGTGTGTGCGCGATGATCCTCGACCACGTCCTCGGCGCCACGGCGCATCTGCCTGGCAAGCCCGCTGTTACGGGCACTCTGACGCTGCGTTACGTGCGCGGCACACCCCTCGGACGGCCTCTGCGCGCGTCGGCGCACGTCGATCGGATCGAGGGGGCGAAGACGTTCGCCGTGGGCCACATTGCCGGCGCCGATGGCGTCACCGTCGAGGCCGAGGGCATATTCATTCATCCGAGGGGAGGTCAGCGAGTTGGCTGA
- a CDS encoding DegV family protein, with protein sequence MSVVVVTDSSSRLHTDELKRFNIRQVPLHVLVDGEDLRDGIDEVPNDIHDRPRATTSGAAPATLIETYRQALADSEGDGVVAVHISAALSSTFSTAVQVAREFGPSVRVVNSRSAAMGVGFVACAAAEAASTGADLETVETAARSAVPRTHAFIVVHRLDNLRRSGRIGAAASWLGTALSLKPLLCLDQDGRLVLDQRVRTLTKAHAAMVDRVAEIVGERSASIAVHHVDNHDGADEMGAMLTTRLPQIESLTVADMGPVLSIHLGAGAIGVVVQTAE encoded by the coding sequence ATGTCCGTAGTTGTCGTCACGGATTCGTCGTCCCGCCTGCACACAGACGAGCTCAAGCGGTTCAACATCCGCCAGGTCCCGCTGCACGTCCTCGTCGACGGCGAGGATCTGCGCGACGGTATCGACGAGGTACCCAACGACATTCACGACCGTCCGCGCGCGACGACCTCCGGAGCGGCACCGGCCACTTTGATCGAGACCTATCGGCAGGCGCTGGCCGACAGTGAAGGCGACGGTGTTGTCGCGGTCCACATCTCGGCGGCGTTGTCGAGCACCTTCAGTACGGCGGTGCAGGTCGCCAGGGAATTCGGCCCTTCGGTCCGCGTCGTCAATTCGCGATCGGCCGCGATGGGTGTGGGGTTCGTCGCGTGCGCAGCCGCCGAGGCGGCATCGACGGGAGCGGATCTGGAAACCGTTGAAACTGCGGCCCGTTCGGCGGTGCCGCGTACCCACGCGTTCATCGTCGTCCATCGCCTCGACAACTTGCGACGCAGCGGGCGGATCGGAGCGGCTGCCTCGTGGCTGGGCACGGCGTTGTCGCTCAAGCCGTTGCTCTGTCTGGACCAAGACGGCCGGCTGGTGCTCGATCAGCGGGTTCGCACGCTCACCAAGGCCCACGCCGCGATGGTCGACCGGGTCGCCGAGATCGTCGGTGAGCGCAGCGCGAGTATCGCCGTGCACCACGTCGACAACCACGACGGCGCCGACGAAATGGGTGCCATGCTGACGACCCGCCTACCGCAGATCGAATCGCTCACCGTGGCCGATATGGGCCCGGTGCTGTCGATTCACCTGGGCGCAGGCGCCATCGGTGTGGTCGTCCAGACCGCCGAGTAA
- a CDS encoding SDR family NAD(P)-dependent oxidoreductase, producing the protein MTENLQTPVAVVTGASRGAGRGIVAALLACGWQVYATGRTVADDGAGAIAVQIDHRDDAATTALFARVADECGGLDLLVNNAAAVHDALTEQKPFWEKDIGLGDILDVGLRSAYVATYYAAPLMMNRPRGLIAFTSSPGSVCYMHGPAYGAQKAGIDKMAADMAVDFRGTSVRAVSIWMGILLTEKMRAAFDGNPEGLAAMAEHAETPEFTGRVIDALYRDPELDQLSGHTVIGAELAQRYGITDDDGRQPPSHRQMLGSPRVPSDVVVR; encoded by the coding sequence GTGACCGAAAACCTACAGACGCCCGTTGCGGTGGTGACGGGTGCCAGTCGCGGCGCCGGGCGCGGCATCGTCGCGGCGCTGCTGGCGTGCGGCTGGCAGGTGTATGCGACCGGACGAACCGTGGCGGACGACGGTGCCGGGGCGATCGCGGTCCAGATCGACCATCGCGATGACGCGGCAACCACCGCGTTGTTCGCCCGAGTCGCCGACGAGTGCGGTGGACTGGACCTGCTCGTCAACAACGCAGCGGCGGTCCACGATGCGCTGACTGAGCAGAAGCCGTTCTGGGAGAAGGACATCGGGCTCGGCGATATCCTCGATGTCGGGTTGCGCTCGGCCTACGTCGCGACTTACTACGCCGCGCCGCTGATGATGAACCGCCCGCGCGGGCTGATCGCGTTCACCTCCTCGCCGGGGTCCGTCTGTTACATGCACGGCCCCGCGTACGGTGCGCAGAAGGCGGGTATCGACAAGATGGCCGCCGACATGGCCGTCGACTTTCGGGGCACGTCCGTTCGCGCCGTGTCGATTTGGATGGGCATCCTGCTCACCGAGAAGATGCGCGCGGCATTCGACGGCAACCCGGAGGGGTTGGCCGCCATGGCCGAACATGCCGAGACGCCGGAGTTCACCGGGCGGGTGATCGACGCGCTGTACCGGGACCCAGAACTGGACCAGTTGAGCGGGCACACCGTGATCGGTGCCGAACTCGCGCAGCGCTACGGAATCACCGACGATGATGGACGGCAACCACCGTCGCACCGGCAGATGCTGGGCTCGCCGCGGGTGCCGAGCGATGTGGTGGTGCGCTGA
- a CDS encoding 3-ketosteroid-delta-1-dehydrogenase: MTTAPQPTIPSNRSVEDCTVDLLIVGSGTGMAAALAAHDHGLRVLIVEKADYVGGSTARSGGALWFPASRMIEEGGGGDTAQRAQTYLDAVVDGTAPASRSSAFLAHVDATVELLRRTTPMRLFWARDYSDYHPESPGGSAAGRTCECRPLDTAVLGEYRSRLRPGVLEVKIPMPTTGADYRWLNLMSRVPRKGLPLVVKRLGQGVGGLLLGRRYAAGGQALAAGMFAGVLKAGIPIWTATALQRLTSDQDGRVTGAVLDHRGRSITVTARRGVVLAAGGFDHNMDMRWKFQSESLGEHVSLGAQTNTGDAIRVGQEAGAAIDLMDQSWWFPAVAALPGGDPKVMLAERSLPGSLIVDQTGTRFVNEATDYMSFGQQLLERERAGNPVEAMWIVFDQKYRNSYVFAADLFPRMAIPAPWYDAGIAHRSDDLADLARKMDVPESQFVATLQRFNEIAHAGVDSDFGRGRSAYDRYYGDLTVTPNPNLRPLDRGPFYAVKMVLSDLGTCGGLRADERARVLREDGTAIDGLYAIGNTAANAFGATYPGAGATIAQGLVYGYIAARDAATG; the protein is encoded by the coding sequence GTGACCACCGCGCCGCAGCCCACCATCCCCTCGAACCGCAGCGTCGAGGACTGCACCGTCGACCTCCTGATCGTGGGATCCGGCACGGGGATGGCGGCCGCGCTGGCGGCCCACGACCACGGTCTCCGGGTCCTGATCGTCGAGAAGGCCGACTACGTCGGCGGGTCGACGGCGCGCTCCGGCGGGGCGCTGTGGTTTCCCGCCAGCCGGATGATCGAAGAGGGCGGCGGCGGCGACACCGCGCAGCGGGCGCAGACGTACCTCGATGCGGTCGTCGACGGCACCGCACCGGCATCGCGATCCTCGGCGTTTCTCGCGCACGTCGACGCGACCGTCGAACTGCTGCGCCGGACCACTCCGATGCGACTGTTCTGGGCGCGGGACTACTCGGACTATCACCCGGAGTCCCCCGGCGGATCCGCGGCGGGCCGGACGTGCGAATGCCGACCGCTGGACACCGCCGTGCTCGGCGAATACCGCTCGCGCCTGCGCCCCGGTGTCTTGGAAGTGAAGATCCCGATGCCGACGACCGGCGCCGACTACCGCTGGCTGAACCTGATGTCACGGGTCCCCCGAAAGGGCTTGCCGCTGGTGGTCAAACGGCTCGGCCAAGGTGTCGGCGGCCTACTGCTGGGCCGCCGGTACGCCGCGGGTGGTCAGGCCCTGGCGGCGGGAATGTTCGCCGGCGTGCTCAAGGCCGGCATTCCGATCTGGACCGCAACCGCGTTGCAGCGCCTCACCTCCGACCAAGATGGCCGCGTGACCGGCGCGGTCCTCGACCACCGGGGCCGCTCGATCACCGTCACCGCTCGTCGCGGTGTCGTGCTCGCGGCAGGCGGCTTCGACCACAACATGGACATGCGCTGGAAGTTCCAATCCGAATCGCTCGGCGAACACGTCAGCCTCGGCGCGCAGACCAACACCGGCGATGCGATCCGCGTCGGCCAAGAAGCCGGTGCCGCAATAGATCTGATGGACCAGTCGTGGTGGTTCCCGGCCGTCGCCGCATTGCCCGGCGGCGATCCCAAGGTGATGCTGGCCGAACGCTCGCTGCCCGGGTCGCTGATCGTCGACCAGACGGGTACCCGGTTCGTCAACGAGGCGACGGACTACATGTCGTTCGGCCAACAACTACTGGAACGTGAACGCGCGGGCAACCCGGTCGAGGCCATGTGGATCGTGTTCGACCAGAAGTACCGGAACAGCTACGTCTTCGCCGCCGATCTGTTCCCCCGGATGGCCATTCCCGCGCCGTGGTACGACGCCGGGATCGCACACCGTTCCGACGACCTCGCCGATCTGGCCCGCAAAATGGACGTACCGGAATCACAGTTCGTCGCGACCCTGCAGCGGTTCAACGAAATAGCCCATGCGGGAGTCGATTCGGACTTCGGACGCGGCCGCAGCGCGTATGACCGCTACTACGGCGACCTGACCGTCACGCCCAACCCGAACCTGCGTCCGCTGGATCGCGGCCCGTTCTACGCGGTGAAAATGGTGCTCAGCGATCTGGGTACCTGCGGTGGCCTGCGCGCCGACGAGCGGGCTCGCGTGCTGCGCGAGGACGGCACGGCCATCGACGGGCTGTATGCGATCGGCAACACCGCCGCCAACGCTTTCGGAGCCACGTATCCCGGCGCAGGCGCCACGATCGCGCAAGGCTTGGTGTACGGCTACATCGCGGCCCGGGACGCGGCCACCGGGTAG
- a CDS encoding Rieske 2Fe-2S domain-containing protein, with the protein MTLESDVQVRQIEAGAAPTRLARGWHCLGLIRDFGDGRPHSVNAFGQKLVVFRSGDGKINVLDGYCRHMGGDLSQGTVKGDEIACPFHDWRWGGDGRCKKVPYAKRTPRLARTATWTTLEQDGMLFVWNDPEGNPPSDDVSIPRIEGACSDEWTDWHWYTTVVNTNCREIIDNVVDMAHFFYIHGSMPTHFKNIFEGHIATQYMNSGSRGDIPNPEGQPQLLGTTSVASYYGPSFMIDDLTYHFENDDQNTVLINCHYPIDADSFVLQYGIIVKKSANLPEEVAMQAAVALGDWVKVGFEQDVQIWKNKARIDNPLLCEEDGPVYQLRRWYEQFYIDTADVAPDMVDRFEYEIDVTRPREAWQQEVEANIAERSGATG; encoded by the coding sequence ATGACCCTTGAGTCCGATGTTCAGGTCCGGCAGATCGAAGCAGGGGCGGCGCCCACCCGGTTGGCCCGCGGTTGGCATTGCCTGGGGCTTATCCGCGATTTCGGTGACGGCCGGCCGCATTCGGTCAACGCATTCGGTCAGAAGTTGGTGGTGTTCCGCAGCGGCGACGGCAAGATCAACGTCCTCGACGGCTACTGCAGGCACATGGGCGGCGATCTCAGTCAGGGAACGGTGAAGGGTGACGAGATCGCCTGTCCGTTCCATGACTGGCGGTGGGGCGGCGACGGCCGATGCAAGAAAGTTCCCTACGCCAAGCGCACGCCGCGTCTGGCGCGCACCGCGACGTGGACGACGCTCGAGCAGGACGGGATGCTGTTCGTCTGGAACGACCCCGAGGGCAATCCGCCGTCCGATGACGTGAGCATTCCCCGGATCGAGGGTGCCTGCAGCGACGAGTGGACCGACTGGCATTGGTACACCACAGTCGTCAACACCAACTGCCGCGAGATCATCGACAATGTCGTCGACATGGCGCACTTCTTCTACATCCACGGCTCGATGCCGACACACTTCAAGAACATCTTCGAAGGGCACATCGCCACGCAGTACATGAACAGCGGTTCGCGTGGGGACATCCCGAATCCGGAGGGACAGCCGCAATTGCTCGGCACCACCTCGGTGGCTTCGTATTACGGCCCGTCGTTCATGATCGATGACCTGACCTACCACTTCGAGAACGACGATCAGAACACCGTGCTGATCAACTGTCATTACCCGATCGACGCCGATTCCTTTGTGCTGCAGTACGGGATCATCGTCAAGAAGTCGGCCAACCTGCCCGAGGAAGTAGCGATGCAGGCCGCGGTGGCGCTCGGCGACTGGGTCAAGGTGGGCTTCGAGCAGGACGTGCAGATCTGGAAGAACAAGGCGCGCATCGACAATCCGCTGCTATGCGAGGAGGACGGACCGGTGTATCAGCTGCGCCGGTGGTATGAGCAGTTCTACATCGATACCGCCGACGTCGCCCCCGACATGGTGGACCGATTCGAATACGAGATCGACGTCACGCGACCACGCGAAGCCTGGCAGCAGGAGGTCGAGGCGAACATCGCCGAGCGTTCCGGCGCGACCGGATGA